The following proteins come from a genomic window of Brevibacillus antibioticus:
- the cobO gene encoding cob(I)yrinic acid a,c-diamide adenosyltransferase — translation MEKNDKKRGLTLVYTGDGKGKTTAAVGLAVRATGRGKKVLMVQFIKSPERTYGEKIIFDKLGIEIVQMGVGFTWTKTPEEHRQALKEAWAFASEKLSSGAYDVVILDELNNALAIDRFPIDDVLPLSDVLEAIQNRPSHIHLVITGRAAKQEILDIADLVTEMKPIKHYYDEGIPAVLGVEF, via the coding sequence ATGGAGAAAAACGATAAGAAGCGGGGCTTGACCCTCGTTTACACAGGAGACGGCAAAGGTAAAACGACGGCAGCAGTCGGATTGGCTGTGCGGGCGACAGGGCGCGGAAAAAAGGTGCTGATGGTTCAATTCATCAAGTCGCCGGAGCGTACATACGGAGAAAAGATTATTTTCGATAAATTGGGCATTGAAATTGTGCAGATGGGCGTCGGCTTCACCTGGACGAAGACACCGGAGGAGCATCGTCAGGCATTGAAAGAAGCTTGGGCGTTTGCGAGCGAAAAGCTTTCTTCCGGAGCGTACGATGTCGTCATTTTGGATGAGCTAAATAATGCATTGGCGATTGACCGCTTCCCGATTGATGATGTGTTGCCATTGTCCGATGTATTGGAAGCGATTCAAAATAGGCCAAGTCATATTCACCTCGTGATTACGGGACGGGCAGCAAAGCAGGAGATTTTGGACATCGCAGATTTGGTGACAGAGATGAAGCCAATCAAGCATTACTACGATGAAGGGATTCCAGCTGTGCTGGGGGTAGAGTTTTGA
- the cobD gene encoding threonine-phosphate decarboxylase CobD yields the protein MTSAGVIETYGHGGDLLTAAQRFGREPGQLLDYSANINPLGMPASVREMLLASLSAVAHYPDPGHRVFRRALAKRLQMPEEWLLPANGAAEAMALAILGLSPQTVGVVYPCFSEYAQLSKQYGARVIGCFGKEANGYKPDAAELYTLFTQSDLVFVGSPNNPTGILYQPDELRQMAEWTKETNTWLIVDEAFLDFVQEERQYTLATQLEHFPRVILMRSMTKMYAIPGLRLGYAIAHPDVIAKMRQKQVSWSVNALALLAGELCLREQVYEEQTRRLIKTERAYLTDSIRSELGWHVWPSEANFLLLRSPEGLPAEQLQARLGKKGVLIRNCAMYPGLTAHDVRIAVRGREENERLLAALREVHAEGSEQR from the coding sequence TTGACAAGCGCAGGTGTAATAGAGACGTACGGTCATGGCGGAGACTTGCTGACGGCAGCACAGCGCTTTGGTCGAGAGCCCGGGCAGTTATTGGATTACAGTGCCAATATAAATCCGCTGGGGATGCCGGCAAGCGTTCGTGAGATGCTGCTGGCGTCGCTATCTGCTGTAGCGCATTACCCAGACCCTGGACATCGCGTGTTTCGTCGTGCGCTGGCGAAACGGCTGCAAATGCCAGAGGAATGGTTGCTGCCTGCCAATGGTGCAGCGGAGGCGATGGCACTGGCCATTCTCGGTCTTTCGCCGCAAACGGTTGGTGTGGTATATCCTTGCTTTTCGGAATACGCGCAACTTTCCAAGCAGTATGGAGCCCGTGTCATTGGCTGCTTCGGGAAGGAAGCGAACGGGTACAAGCCCGATGCTGCAGAGCTGTACACGCTTTTTACGCAGTCTGATCTCGTATTCGTCGGGTCGCCAAACAATCCGACGGGAATCCTGTATCAACCGGATGAGCTGCGCCAAATGGCGGAATGGACGAAAGAGACCAACACGTGGCTCATCGTGGATGAGGCTTTCCTCGATTTCGTGCAGGAAGAGCGGCAGTATACATTGGCGACGCAGCTGGAGCACTTTCCCCGTGTGATTTTGATGCGTTCGATGACGAAAATGTACGCGATCCCGGGATTGCGCCTGGGCTATGCGATTGCACATCCGGATGTTATTGCGAAAATGCGCCAAAAGCAAGTGAGCTGGAGTGTGAATGCACTGGCTCTTTTGGCAGGAGAACTGTGCTTGCGGGAGCAGGTATACGAGGAACAGACGCGCAGGCTTATCAAAACAGAACGTGCATATTTGACTGATTCCATCCGTAGTGAGTTGGGCTGGCATGTATGGCCTTCGGAGGCAAACTTTTTGCTGCTGCGCTCGCCAGAAGGATTGCCAGCCGAACAATTGCAGGCACGGCTCGGCAAAAAAGGCGTTCTGATCCGCAATTGTGCGATGTATCCCGGTTTGACGGCGCATGATGTGAGAATCGCAGTGCGTGGACGAGAGGAAAATGAAAGACTTCTGGCAGCGCTCCGCGAGGTCCATGCGGAAGGAAGTGAACAGCGATGA